Below is a genomic region from Raphanus sativus cultivar WK10039 chromosome 4, ASM80110v3, whole genome shotgun sequence.
AATCAGACAGTCTCAGGGAAAGATAAACATAGATGGGACAATgtagcaaaaaagaaaacattaacaAGCTTCAAAGAACAGGAAGATTTTAGAACAATCTTACATCTTGACTTTCAAGAAGAGGCCACTTTTCTTCAATGCTTCTCCTGAATTTAAATATCAGAAGTATCTGAAGAGCATACCACACTCCAGTGGATAAGACACgaaaagctctctctctctctctgtctctctctctcttttttcttctttctttacagCTCTAAACCTCACGAAGCCTTACGCATTCCAACTTCTTCCAAACGCTTCCAAGTGGCTTCACGTTTCGCATCGGTTTCAACTTGCTTTGATTCGTCTTCTTTGAACTTAGCAAGGCATTCCTTGAACAGCTCAGGGTCAAGGTCGTTAAATATCTTCCGCACGTTTAGTGTCAAGCTATGAACAGCTTGGTTCCAATGCTTCTGCGCGTTTCTCTCCAACGCAGGGAATATAATTGGAAGAATGACTTTGCGGCTCTGCATTATCAGATTCTCTATGTGATTGTTGTTCCATAAGAATAAAGCCCTCTCTGCAACCTACAAAGAAACCAAACAGATGCATAACTCTCACTATATCCTGACCTTACAAGACACATTTAGCCAAAATAAGCAGAGCTAGGTACCTGAAAATGAAGACTGTTCAAGCATCGAGCTATTTGGCGAAACAGTGGGACCATGCACCTTTGGAACTCTGGTGGTTGAGTTGCTTCGAGCACTTCCTCCAACTCATTGAGAAACATTACTTCTTTGGAGCTGTTTGTCACCGGCCAGTACTTGAGCAACCCTCTAACAACCGTATCAGCAAGTTTGCAATCCTTTTCAACAAACTGTGCGATACAATAAGACAACTGCTGATGATACATTTGCAAGCATTTGGGTTTGTGGAGAGGTATCAGAACACGGACGAGAAACACTTTGTGCTCATCTTTCAAAGGAAGAGCAAACCCGTTGATGATACTTCCCAAGATTTCAAGAAACTCAGCGATTCCGTTGTGTTTCTCTGTCTCGAAAACAAACCGGTAGAAgatgttgtttatggatttTCTGATGAAAGGACGGTGGACCATGAATTTACCGTAGATCCGATGGAGGATGGTTTTCAGacaatctctctctctaggatCCTCGGAGTCAAACAGATCGAGTAACCGGAGGAGAAAGGATTGGTCTATGTATCTTTTAGCGAGCTTGGTGTCAGTCTCAGGGGAAGCAACGAACCTCAGGAAAAGCTCGTAGACGAGGTGCAAGTGAGGCCAGGCAAGATCCATGGAAGGCTCTTCCTCCTCAAGGTCCAAGGCGTCGATGACTTTATTAATCTCACGCGGCTGAGGGTTTAGCGTTCTGAATATGTTGGCAGAGACCATCCGGACAAGTTCTTGAATGCTGACTTGGCTGAACTTGCCGTTGTTAGCGGAGTTCACGTAGTCCACAAGCTCGAGCAGTGTCTGCCTCTTGATGTCTTTCTCCTTGATGTTGTTTGTGGGATCAGTGAAGTCAAAGACTAGACGGCACAAGTTCAGCTTGTTGATGAAGAGGTTCTGCTTTTCGGAGTTGGGAATGTCTTTGAAATGAGGTAATGCTTCATAAGGAGTGAAGACTCCACTTTTGTTGTGGTTGTTTCCACCTTCGGATCTCCCgcctggaggaggaggagcgtTCTTGGTGTGTGAGTTATTGTGACTGCTGCTTTTGGAAGTGGAAGCatgagaggatgaagaagaggaaTGAGGACCACCGTGTTTATGATGATCGCTCTTAGAAGAAGACTTTTTGGGAAGCTTACTCAGAATCTGTTTCCacatatctatttattaatttattctcGACCCAATAACTCTAATCATTCTTCCCACAGAACAATCACAACAACAAGACCTAAGAAAAACAAATccatcaaaattcaaaaatggtATGGCAAGCctatattaattataaacagAATCAAACCAACGAACCTGAACAATCGCAAAAGTCTCTCACTTTTGTacgaaaaccaaataaaaattcaaactttCCTCCAGTTCTGTAAAGAGAATCAGAGAAGAGGGAAGCTGTACATTCtccacaaacaaacaaacaaaccccAATGGATTTTCCAGGAAAATAAGCGAATAGAAAGAATGGTCAACAGAGGAAATACCCAGATGAGACAAAAAGCGATTACaacgaagatgatgatgataacatTCAAACTTGTTCGGACCTGTTTTGTTTTCGTTCTTCTTTGTTGActtgatgtttttttctttctgggTTATTATTCTTTCGTTCCCCTTTCCTTTCCGTTGGCAAGtatgaaatttctttttttatcaaagcgatcaattttcttgctttattttaatttttttgtgttgtaaaacttttcttcttattattgatgtgccaataggcatctatatatatacatgttaccAGGAAtagataaatggaaagatcTTATTTCCtaggaaatacatggaaatagtattatcctaatacaaaacataaatatggtaaagtctaagtcttcctttcttcctCATGCGTCTGGTCCGGTTCGGTATTGTCTGTCCGGTACGTCCGCCCGGTACTGTCCGGTACGGTTCGGTTATGTCCGTCCatccaatggtttataacactcccccttggacaCCATAACCGTTTCAGAGTTCATAGTGTGCttcatgttgcctcattaaaaccttaccagaaaaacccaatgggacaaaaccttggtgaaggaaaaagagtacaacacacactactccccctgatgaatgcatcactgaagatGTCCGTGTAAGGACTTGTAAATATTGATTCAGTGAGCTTGGAGTGTTTGTGTTTCTTTCTCTTAGAATTTCGCAGAAGAACACTTGGACGTACTGTGCCTTATGTCGTCCAACTTATAATATGGTCGACcattatggtccttgaccaaaaaCGTATGTCTCTTAGACTACTAACCACTTTACTTGGTCGGATCTCATCCATAAGTGTTTATGGATCGTCCTATAGTATGACCTGGTCGTTTATGGACAGTGAGATATTTCTCTTAAGTACTATCGAAAAATGTACTGAACTGGTCGATCCATATTGTGTCATAGACCTTGTCTATACACATCCATAATTTTCTCATGAGTGTCTTAGATCATGACTTGATCAGTGATCATTACTACAATGAGTTTTACATACTCATTAGACTTTGGTTCTATAACCAAGTACACTCATCGGACCTTATTCTTGGCAATCAATCTTTCTTGCCATATGTACTATCCATACTGATAGTTGATACCTCAAAAGTCAAACCACGTTTTGGATTAACAAAATTAGTCATCTCTCATGGATGATTCGGCTGGAAAGAAGCCGGACATAGTCTTTGATTTGGTATGGTCTTTGGCGTGAACCATAATGGTTCTCTTCGCTTTTTGCTGTGACCATCTTATATCTTACTTAGGGCGTGCTGATCTCATACACATACCCACGACTATGGTCTCTGCTATGAGTTATTGCAGTCCTTATATACATAGTCTTAAGAATCAATCTTgtttatacacacacacaaccTTTGATGGATGTCTAAGATGTTGTTGGTGTGTTGCTATCAAGCCTTTGCCGTAGACCATTGGGTCATAGACCACGACCAATCACATGGTGATTGGTACTTCTCTCATACGGCTATATCTGTATATGCAGTCTCATGTCCTTAATTTGTATGGACCTTTGCTAGGCGTGCCTATGGACTGCTACATGATAGATGATCTTTTGAGATCTAGAAATAAACTGTATCAACCTCTCTTTAGGCTGGTTCCAAACACAAGGGATTTTGTACTTCTTATAAGTATGTATGGACTGAATTGGATTGTTCTTAGACAGATCATTTACTTATACAGCTGCTTAATGATTCAGTCCATGAACAGCTTAGGAACAATGCTGTTcattgagaatttcttttctcatctttgtggtacctttataatatttgatccaGTGATCCATATGCTTGCTTACTACGTTTTTATCTCTTACTTATGACCAGACCTTTGTCAATTTCAAATCTgagtagtagcatccaccacataggagtatatctccttataaacTGTTTTTCGGTCTCTGTGAGTAACCTTGTGTAATCAGCTATGTTCAAATGCTGTAAATAGGCACATGCACGTCTTAAACCACGTGACCATGTCCTTATCTCACGGTTTACTTTCCTCACATGACccattcactggttttatcaCTTGATGGCGTTTTATGGCCAATACGTCCATCTTTCTTTACTTTAAACCCCACGTCCATTTTATTCTTTGTGAGTACTCTCGTGGGTTTATGATCCTCGCATTATATCTTATACTCAAGTGCTACTTTCTTTTATGAGTTCTCTTATATGTAAATACATCAGTGGTGTTAACACTCTTATAtatggttccattgtgttccagacatgtcCAAATCGATTTGAGATTTCATTATCTAGGACCTTTatttccttgcagtttggcgtcccaaactacatggtctggtaccttAGATGGTTAGCTGGCCAGCCTTATCTCCATGTCCGGACTGGTTCCCTTTTGAACTCGGATTTATATCATTCTGTGCaccttttcatttctttctatccgaggttcctttatcttatggaacactttggtctatcttgtatagactctgtagcaacttgattgtgtctCTTAAGACATCAAATTTCGTGGTGCATAAGCTGGTATGACatttagtcattcttttctttcctttcgggtcaatgtgtctggcatcTAGTTCTGCTAGCTTTTGCATTATTTGATCAcattctttggacgtcttagattatatttctagtccgaggatcttgccaagacaatgatggttaaTACCAATCTCTTACTCTTTatccagcttatagctttctcacTTTTGATGTTGGACAGTCGGATTACTCATGCAATCCGTGAACCTGGCCATTTAATCttatcacccatatttggctcaaggtttcatataaattcgtgggagaaagtcATACTcctatccaacatatattcccaattcTTATCTCAGTTTCTATCTTAGAAAGCACATATGAATGTGGTGGTTAAATCTCTTTAAGATTTCATATGTCTGGTCGTGACCCGTATTCAATctgagatgggaatatctatgctcacttatatggcctgatgcatattgtctttacacatgtatatcagtgtgttcccaagcattaggtCGTGGCCTTTGTATTATAGGAAATCAGCCAAATGATTGTCCATGGTTCTGTTCTCGACCCGGTCGGTTTCATCGTCCGTGGTACGGTCGTATGAACTTTGTTGACCGCGTCCACGTCCTGTCCATCCATCCCGGTCTCGACCGGATGGTTTATCATGATGGACGTGGCTTGTCTTTGTATTAATTTaccatggtcatagaccatgtcccacggatcatgttcatgtttttataCTATGGTCATGTACCACACGGGTgtgtattctccccctcatgaacatgctataaaccATTATGCCATTTCATGATACTTGGGACAGTTAAGCCTCATGAgcttcccttgtgtacatgtttcacaacgtgagattctatgggataactcttttgtgcctttcaaTTATTTGCATCAAGTTTGGATCGATCCGGATGGCTAGTCCGGTCATGCCATTAAGTGTAATTTCGTATGGTTAACCAACTGGTTACCATGGCTCTTTTGCCTCTCATCATACTGATCTTAGCATAGTATTAATCAGTAGAGTATATAGGTATAGTCTTGACCACTTTCTTATAAGGCCTTAGGCGATTTTTCTTTCATAATCTGTAGGAaccttttgttctcttttgccCATTGTTTATATATGGAAACCATTTATTGTTAGTACTCAATGGGCCACGAAATTGGGTGTATATAATGCCCTTCAGGCAATGCCTTGGCTGTGGTCTAACTATCCTTCTAGAACAAGATTTATTgggagaattttatttttatttttcgtggatatttttatgctttgtaattctaagataaataaaaatcattcaataaaggttttcataaaaacaccaaatcatataacataataagatttaaagtaaaacaaacaaacaaagcaaaATTTCAGGATGTCAAATGGCCTTTTAGCTATGGTCAAGCCGGTCACTCCAACTGTCACTTTGGATGTGGCTTCCTCGGATTTATTATCTCTTTCATCACAATCTGCTTCATAACCACTCATCTCATTCTTTATTTGATTCATCCACTCTCTTTGTAATAAGTATGAAAACAGATCATTGTATGTGGTGAAACATTTCTCTCTATGATGTAAAAATAGATCTCTTGGATCTGCTGTAGAGAATGTCTTTTCAAGTAATTCCTCATCTGTTAACTTTTCACCACATAATATCAGGTTATGAGCTATTTCGGACAGGGTATAATTATATTCTTCCACGGACCCATAGTCCCGGAATCTGAGGCTCATCCACTCATGCCTTATCTTTGGTAATAACACCTTAGTGTATCTGGACATTAATTATGTCCAGAGGCATCGGGGGCTCTCTATATCTCGGTACTGATTTCTCAGTTCCTCAATGAGATGATGGCTCATTACTGTTAATGCCATTTCGTTCTTGGTTCCATGATCATCCTTGATGATACATTTCCCAAGACCCTCTGTCCATAGTATATATGAGATATTCATTGCCCATCCTAGATAATTTTCTCCAGAAATTTCTAGGGTATCATAATCCAAGGttgacatctgaatcatatcaatcaATCAATTCTTAGAATTCATGCATTCAAATAAtcaatcaaacatgaaaatacttttagaaattttatcacTCAATATATCAATGGTTCAcaccaaccaaaacaaaaatttctaacaaGTATTAATCAATCAACATGAAATATCCCTTTAAgcaatcaatgatcaatggtgaGCATTCTAGCAATATTCCTATTTCAAATTCAGTATGGAATATGCAATTTAACATAAGCTGAAAACTTTTcagaaaaggaaatttttttataaaaggaaactttctattttttttttcagaaaatgaaactttctattttttttcagaaaagaaaactttctatttttttcagaaaatgaaattttccattttagcAGAAAGGAAATTTCAACAAATCAATCAATTAAGCAATCAAGAAAATAATTCAGATTTCAGTTTATAGAATTTATAGTTTATGAAATCGACCAAGATGGGTTTAAGGGGTGATTGATTTCTATTGGCTCCgattgatcattcagatcataAGGTTTTCGAGATCCAAGAACActtagtgttttggttttaattgatttaatcaatctcTTATTGAATAAGGAATATTTGTGCTTCTAACAACCTAATGACCGTTTGATCTAGCAACTTAACgggagaactaaaccaaatcctaattcctcaaatttatttagggattcaattgtcctaggtttttaggttcatcaaattttaatgttcaatccTTTAGAAAACAACCAAATTTGTTTTGATATGGTTCCAAAGGgtgtttcagattttatttacctttagattggagagaatctgaaactggaccacctagagagaggagagaaaaccGTGAACGGCTTGAACGTCTATCGCGAGCAAGGAACGGGCTGATCGGATCGTCCGGAACCTCTACCGGCTGTTGGATGAACTGTCGGATCATCTGGTGGCTTATCGGGTGCTGATCAATTCGTCGGATGGTCAGTATGTGTGCTGGTCGGATGAGAATGGAAAGACAGCTAGGGTTTCctttagtaaaaaggaaattgtcaACGCGGATTGAAACGGAGGTGGAGAACGCGTCTGAAGTCGGATTGAGACGATGTTTGCGGCGATGGATTCTTCACGtcgagagcttcaatttgatatatggaACGTCGGCTAACTCCTtatggtttgagagatacgtcgatttgaagttgcgtccgaattagggttttgaatcaaGTTGACGGTGCTTCTTGTAATAGCTCGTGAGAACGCGTCCGGTATCGGATTGCGATGAGgtcgacggcgttggattcgtctcgtcgagatcttgaattggataggtggctcgtcgtctggatccgtcGGGTTGAGGAGATACggtgttttgaattttcgtctgatttctagggtttatgGTGGTTGATGGGAAAAAGGGTTTCAAATTCACTCAAGGTTTTCTCAGAGctttcgtgctgataacgtgttgtaaaacttttctttttattattgatgtgccaataggcatctatatatatacatgttaccAGGAAtagataaatggaaagatcTTATTTCCtaggaaatacatggaaatagtattatcctaatacaaaacataaatatggtaaagtctaagtcttcctttcttcctCATGCGTCTGGTCCGGTTCGGTATTGTCTGTCCGGTACGTCCGCCCGGTACTGTCCGGTACGGTTCGGTTATGTCCGTCCatccaatggtttataacattttgctcttttttttttacttttaaataataattgtatATTCTTCTCGTGATCCAGTTATAATTCATCCTTTTTTTGATGATGCCAACGGTTTTCATTTCAacttctttttaattaatttctttgCTGCCTTTCTTTTAATAGTATTCTTTGGATGCCAATTGCCAAGTCTTACTTTTGTGATTTTTATGAACCATTTATTTGAAACTTCGAGTCACTACCACTATACCACACGATGTCGTTTCTTTAGCAAGATAAGTTGTAGCGACAAGCTCTCTGTGCGTAAATAGCTTTGCAGGTTGCACACACGTGCACTCGGTAGGTTCCTCGAATCCCACTCAAAAAGTGGATTTTGAAACCCAGCTTTTTTTATCAGAACCAGCTCTTGCGAAATGTAATTTCCAACAAATGTAAAATTATGTCTTGAAACTGTTACTTTCTAATAAATGTGGCTCAACACTGTCATCACCGACTAAACCAAACAGAGTTTACACTTGTCCAAGGGCCAGCTCCttggtttctattttttttgtcaaccagcTCTTTGGTTCTAAATACCAATTCTGAAAACCAAAAGACACCTGTTGTTTTGTgtccaaaagaaaataaacatgaTTCCCAAAAGGGGTAAATTCTTGCCTAAAAGGGTAAATTTTCTACGATATTAGCACTAGTACCTAAGAAAATGAATTTTTTGGAGAATAAGAGACTTTCGTCCAATGCTTGTTGTCAACGTTCTCTACAAGTTAGCATCAAAAATCATGGCGAATAGATTAAAAGAGATGCTTCCTCGTATTATTACTGAGAACCAATCTGCCTTTGTGAAAAGGTAGATTACTTATGGAGAATGTTCTTATAAGGCTTCGGAGTTGGTTAAAGATTATCCACAAACAGTTGATTACTCCTCAGAGTGTGATGAAGATTGATATATCAAAGGCTTTCAATTCTGTCCAATGGGTTTGTGCTGATGAGTTTAAAAGCAATGGgattcccaaaaaaaaattactcacTGGATCAGATTCTGTATCACCACTCCCTCCTTCTCGTTCAAGTGAATGGTGATCTAGCATGCTATTTCCAAAGTAAAAGAGGTTTGAGGCAGGGATGCTCTTTATCTNNNNNNNNNNNNNNNNNNNNNNNNNNNNNNNNNNNNNNNNNNNNNNNNNNNNNNNNNNNNNNNNNNNNNNNNNNNNNNNNNNNNNNNNNNNNNNNNNNNNTATCTTGAAGAAATCTGCAAAGTATTCCTTGAGTGGAACTgcaaatattctaaaaatgcAATAGAAAACTGAATTCATCTTCTAAATCTTTTTTcaccaaaaataatttttaaaaagatgaaaCAGAGATTCGATTTACCTTGGCAACGAAAAATGCGGCTTGTCTCTCTCGGAGTAGACAaacaaaggagaaaaggaaGGTTGTGGTCTGGCTT
It encodes:
- the LOC108853783 gene encoding serine/threonine protein phosphatase 2A 59 kDa regulatory subunit B' eta isoform, giving the protein MWKQILSKLPKKSSSKSDHHKHGGPHSSSSSSHASTSKSSSHNNSHTKNAPPPPGGRSEGGNNHNKSGVFTPYEALPHFKDIPNSEKQNLFINKLNLCRLVFDFTDPTNNIKEKDIKRQTLLELVDYVNSANNGKFSQVSIQELVRMVSANIFRTLNPQPREINKVIDALDLEEEEPSMDLAWPHLHLVYELFLRFVASPETDTKLAKRYIDQSFLLRLLDLFDSEDPRERDCLKTILHRIYGKFMVHRPFIRKSINNIFYRFVFETEKHNGIAEFLEILGSIINGFALPLKDEHKVFLVRVLIPLHKPKCLQMYHQQLSYCIAQFVEKDCKLADTVVRGLLKYWPVTNSSKEVMFLNELEEVLEATQPPEFQRCMVPLFRQIARCLNSLHFQVAERALFLWNNNHIENLIMQSRKVILPIIFPALERNAQKHWNQAVHSLTLNVRKIFNDLDPELFKECLAKFKEDESKQVETDAKREATWKRLEEVGMRKAS